Part of the Ornithinimicrobium flavum genome, TGTAGGCGTACTGGTCCTGCAGCATGAGGGGCAGGTAGGCCTCCGCGGCCACGAAGGACCCGCCCACCGTGGCGCGGACGCCCACGACCGAGGGCAGCCCCCGGCCCAGGGTGAGGGTGCCCGGGGGGAGCAGTCGCCAGGCGGCCAGCGCCAGGACGGCCAGGACGACCGGGCCCACCACCCACTCGATCCCGTCGATGCGCTCGCCGGACAGGTTGAGCAGGCCGACGGCCGCGGCCGCCAGGACCGCCCAGCCGATCGTCGCCGGCCGCAGGTAGGGCGCGTCCGAGCTCGGGCGGGTGCCCCGCAGGGCCGGGCGCAGCACCGCCATTGCCACCACCACCAGCGGTGGCACGGACAGGAAGACCCACCGCCAGGAGAGGTACTCGACGACGGCGCCGGTGAACAACGGACCCACCAGGCCGGGCACGACCCAGGCCGCGGCGAGCAGGGAGAAGACGAAGGGTCGTCGCTCGTCCGGCACCAGCTGGGCGATGACCACGTAGAGGGCCACGGTCGCCAGACCGCTCCCCAGCCCCTGCAGGGCCCGGCCACCGACGAAGACCTCCATGGTGGGCGACAGCCCGGCCACGACCAGGCCCCGGCGAAGGCGAGGGTCCCGGCCTGCACCACGGGGCGTGGCCCGGCGCGGTCCGACCACCACCCGCCCACGACCATCCCGACGACGCTGGCCGCGACGGTGGCGCCGAAGGCCATGTTGTAGAGCGCGAAACCGTCCAGGGCGGACGCCACGGTGGGCATGGCGGCCCCGACCGCGATGTACTCCAGGGCGAAGAGCGCGATGAGCGCGGTGGCGCCGGCGGCGGTGGGCGCGCAGCGTCGGCTCGGGCCTCACCGCCACCTGCTGCGGGCGTTGAGCACGGCCAGGGCGGCCGGCCCGGCGGTGGAGGTGCGCAGCACCGTGGTGCCCAACCGGACGGCCCGGGCCCCGGCGCCGGTCAGCGCCTCCAGCTCCTGCGGTGAGACGCCGCCCTCGGGACCGACGACCAGGAGCACCTCGCCGGACGTCGGGAGCTCCACGGCACCCAGCGCCTCGGCTGCCTCCTCGTGCAGGACCAGGGCGAGCGTCGCGTCCCGCACCCGGTGCAGGAGGTGCTGCCGCGAGGCCAGGTCGGCCACCACCGGCACCCGGGCCCGGCGGGACTGCTTGGTCGCTGCGGCGACGGTCTGCTCCCACCGACGGCGCGCCTTCTCCGCGCGCTCCTCGCGCCACCGGACGATCGACCGGTCGGCCTGCCAGGGGACGATCTCGTCGACGTCGAGCTCGGTCGCCGCCTCCAGGGCCAGGAGGTCGCGGTCGCCCTTGGCCAGGGCCTGGACGAGCACCCACCGGGGCGAGTGCTCGGGCACGTCCTCGACCGCGTCCACGGCCAGGTCCAGGACGCTCCTGCCTGCCGCGGTGACGGTGCATCGCGCCAGCCGGCCGGCACCGTCGGAGATCAGGACCGGCTCGCCCGGTCCCAGCCGCTGGACGTCGGCGGCGTGCCGGCCCTCCGGGCCCTCGAGCCGATAGGCCGCCGGACCGGGGCCCGCCGCATCCCCCAGCGCCCCGAGGGGCACCAGGAAGAGGGGTGCCGTCACCTCATCGGCCCCGCAGCGCGTCCCAGAGCTTGCTGCC contains:
- a CDS encoding MFS transporter, translated to MVVGPRRATPRGAGRDPRLRRGLVVAGLSPTMEVFVGGRALQGLGSGLATVALYVVIAQLVPDERRPFVFSLLAAAWVVPGLVGPLFTGAVVEYLSWRWVFLSVPPLVVVAMAVLRPALRGTRPSSDAPYLRPATIGWAVLAAAAVGLLNLSGERIDGIEWVVGPVVLAVLALAAWRLLPPGTLTLGRGLPSVVGVRATVGGSFVAAEAYLPLMLQDQYAYTPAGAGAVLAAASVAWALGSFVQGRLGPGTDRYHVMLTGVLLYTGLMGVLALAVWASWPGWVIIGIYGLATLGVGLAYPTTSLLTMRLSPPAEIGKNSSSLQVGEALTSAFALAVTWGWSSG
- a CDS encoding 16S rRNA (uracil(1498)-N(3))-methyltransferase codes for the protein MTAPLFLVPLGALGDAAGPGPAAYRLEGPEGRHAADVQRLGPGEPVLISDGAGRLARCTVTAAGRSVLDLAVDAVEDVPEHSPRWVLVQALAKGDRDLLALEAATELDVDEIVPWQADRSIVRWREERAEKARRRWEQTVAAATKQSRRARVPVVADLASRQHLLHRVRDATLALVLHEEAAEALGAVELPTSGEVLLVVGPEGGVSPQELEALTGAGARAVRLGTTVLRTSTAGPAALAVLNARSRWR